CCGTCCCCGGAGTCGTCATTACCGTCACCATCATCGCTTCCTGAATCTCCTTCGTCGTCGGTACCGCCATCAGTGCCATCATCCGTTCCATTGTCACCTCCATCACCAGTGCCGTCATCACTTCCTGTATCAGAACCATTGTCAGTACCATCATCCGTGTCATCATCTCCTGGGTTATCAGGATCCGGACATCCTGCTGAGTTTGCATCAACAATGAACTCCTGAGCTACAGAGCAACCGTTGATATCAGTAACAGTAACGATATATGAACCTGACGTAAGGCCTGTTCTGTCTTCGAGCGAGCTTTCATCCATCCAGTTAAAGTCATAGGGTCCTGTGCCCCCTGTTACCGTTAAATCAAGATTGAATTCACTTTCGACACAATTAACATTTGTGATTTCAGCTGATAAGGACAATGGATCTGGCTCTGTTAAGTAGAAATATAACTTTCTTGAACAACCGGTCGCGTCCGTTACAGTTACATCATACATACCGCTGATAAGACCAGAGATTTCTGAGGTAGTACCACCATTTGACCAAACGTATGTGTAAGGGGCCTGACCACCTAAAGGAGTTACTTGAATGTACCCGTCAGCGCCGATACACGTAGGGTTTTGTGAGCTAGTGCTTACCTGGAATGTCTCTGTAAGTACAGAAATCCTAAGTGTGGAGCTACAACCTCCTGCATCTGTTACGGTAACACTATATATCCCTTTAGCTAATCCTGATAAATCTTCGGTAGTGCTGCCATCAGACCAGGTATAAGTGTAAGGCTCGGAGCCTCCTGATACTATAAGATCAATACTGCCGCTGTTATCTTCGACACAAGATGTAGGTGTAGGAACCGCACTTAGGTTCAGAGAATTGTTTTCTTTCACAATGAACGATCGGCTGATGGAGCATCCGTAGCCATCTGTAACCTGAACATTGTAAACACCTGCAGCCAGTCCGCTGATGTCTTCAGTTGTCGCACCGTTAGACCATACAAAAGAATACGGCTCAGAACCACCGGTAACCGTAATGTCAATACTTCCTGTGTTACCACTACAGCTTGTTTTTTCAACTGCTGCTGTCAAACTGATCGTAGTCTGGTTTTCAACCACAGCAGGAACTTTAACCGAACACCCTCTGCTATCAGTAACTTCCAATTCGTAATAACCAGCACTCAAATTACCGATAGAAGCGGTTGTCGCACCGTTGGACCAAAAGTAAGTATAAGGAGATGTTCCTCCTGTTACATTTACACTGATGCTACCGTTGTCGGAGCCACTGCACGATGCAGAGCTAATATTTACCAAAGTATTCAATGCTCCAGGTTGGTTGATCAATGCCGTTAACATAACACTCTCACCATTGGCATCAGTGATGGTTACTGAATACTCTCCTGCAGATAAATCGGTATTTAATGCGGTAGTGCCTCCATCAGACCATTGATACGTGAAAGGTGCTTCACCTTCTACCACAACTACCTCGGCAGTACCATCGCTTAAACCAAAGCATGATACATCGCCGGTTTCGACATGTGCGGAAAGCTGTGAACAGGTAATTTCTGTTTGTTCGTAAAACACACAAGTAGCAGCCTTGTAAGCTACTTCGGGAGCCCAGCAGCTCAACGATTCCTCGCAGGTTTCACTGTCTGGGCAAAGTGTAAATTCTACCGTGAATTCGCCGGCCTGGCCATCTTCTCCAAAACCTCCGATGTCATCAACTTTGAATCCGCTTAAGCCACTTGTGGGGTCGCTACCTACTTCGATAGTCCAGCCTTCGGAGTTAGTGATGGAAGAAACGCTGCCACAAGGGATAGCCACTGTGTAATGGGAAAGTGCATGTGTACAACCTCCGTCATTAGTAACGAGTAAGGTGTATTTCAAACAGCCACCTTCGGTTTCAGTTATACTTTGTACTTGTGTTCCAAAGCAGCTTTCCCCGCAGTTTTTTGGCAAATTACCGTGTGCAAAGGAATAGCTACCTGAAAAAAGGAGCCAACAGACAATAAAAGTTTTTAGTATAGATGATTTCATAAATGTTCCTTAAGCCACATATAGATGTAGCTCACCGTGAGCTGGTAAGTGTAGCTTTGGACGAGCCGTAGCTGCAGCCGATAAGTGATTGGTATATAACGATGAGTAGGGTTCGATTGAGTGCTGTCAGGTCAGTTCAATGATATCTGCCTGAGGGCTATTTATATAGCTTTGGATATAATGATCAATCTCAATGGTTGTTTTGTAATTGTTGATAACTGTCTTTATATCATCGAGATGCGAAATGCTAACATCCTTGTCGCAAAAACCAAAACCACAATAAGTGCCTCTTTCTACCAGTACAACGGAACTCTCTTCTTCCGTACGCCCCGACCCTACAATAGCAAATGATTTTTGTGTTTCATGGAAAGAGTCTATTGCCTCATCTACTTTGTTATTGTATACCTGAGTGGTCTCCTTACCATCGCATGCGCCGGCACATTGTCCGAGTGGCAGGTCATAACAAGGGCCGTCGGATTTTTGGATGCCTGAGAGCTTGGGACAAAGATCAAAATCACGGATCTTGTTCATCATAAATTGCCAGGCATCGGAATGCGAATGAAAGAAGATCAGGGGCTGAAGGCCTTTAACACTTTTGCTGATATTAAATCGCAGGTACCCCTGCCGGTCTTCGTATTTGTAAATACCCCAGGTGTTGCTCAGCACTTTTTGTGCTCGGTTGTATTTGGGCCACAGCCGCTTGATTTCATGCGATTCCAGGAGCAAAGCCACCAGCTCATTTCCCGTAAGTTCATAGCTGATATGATGGATCTCGTTTCTTATGGCCTGGTTTCTCCGGTTTTTGCT
This region of Fulvivirga ulvae genomic DNA includes:
- a CDS encoding T9SS type A sorting domain-containing protein yields the protein MKYTLLVTNDGGCTHALSHYTVAIPCGSVSSITNSEGWTIEVGSDPTSGLSGFKVDDIGGFGEDGQAGEFTVEFTLCPDSETCEESLSCWAPEVAYKAATCVFYEQTEITCSQLSAHVETGDVSCFGLSDGTAEVVVVEGEAPFTYQWSDGGTTALNTDLSAGEYSVTITDANGESVMLTALINQPGALNTLVNISSASCSGSDNGSISVNVTGGTSPYTYFWSNGATTASIGNLSAGYYELEVTDSRGCSVKVPAVVENQTTISLTAAVEKTSCSGNTGSIDITVTGGSEPYSFVWSNGATTEDISGLAAGVYNVQVTDGYGCSISRSFIVKENNSLNLSAVPTPTSCVEDNSGSIDLIVSGGSEPYTYTWSDGSTTEDLSGLAKGIYSVTVTDAGGCSSTLRISVLTETFQVSTSSQNPTCIGADGYIQVTPLGGQAPYTYVWSNGGTTSEISGLISGMYDVTVTDATGCSRKLYFYLTEPDPLSLSAEITNVNCVESEFNLDLTVTGGTGPYDFNWMDESSLEDRTGLTSGSYIVTVTDINGCSVAQEFIVDANSAGCPDPDNPGDDDTDDGTDNGSDTGSDDGTGDGGDNGTDDGTDGGTDDEGDSGSDDGDGNDDSGDGDGTDGDNGGDDGGDTEGGNNDSDGGDGDNGSGSDGACSNPFDTDIVLVSVDGNCYTYTATVEYNGSHSYGLSHLSIAVPECTSIDGVSNSEHWTIEYGTDPRTGLSGFKVDNISNFGESEFGDSFTIDFTVCATDDACAYDLADGTYTIGYKYGQCVSYETAIVESDNTETEILAYPNPFSETTKIEFVASYDGNTAVEIYNQRGERVSVLFEGQVNKGNKYSFDLNATGLPNDIYTYKVTTPGKVYRGKLLLTR